A genome region from Aliivibrio salmonicida LFI1238 includes the following:
- the glpE gene encoding thiosulfate sulfurtransferase GlpE, translating into MEQFQHISVTDAQEKLNQKDHNARMVDIRDPQSFGRGHVDGAFHLTNDTIVTLMNEVEFEQPVLVMCYHGHSSQGAAQYLINQGYEEVYSVDGGFEGWNKAGLPVEK; encoded by the coding sequence ATGGAACAGTTTCAACATATCTCAGTAACGGATGCACAAGAAAAGCTAAATCAAAAAGATCATAATGCAAGAATGGTTGATATTAGGGATCCACAATCTTTTGGGCGAGGCCATGTTGATGGTGCGTTTCATTTGACTAATGACACGATCGTGACGCTAATGAATGAAGTGGAATTTGAACAACCTGTTTTAGTGATGTGTTATCACGGACACAGCAGCCAAGGTGCGGCACAATATTTAATTAACCAAGGCTATGAAGAAGTTTATAGTGTTGATGGTGGTTTTGAAGGCTGGAATAAAGCAGGCTTGCCCGTAGAAAAGTAG
- the rpoH gene encoding RNA polymerase sigma factor RpoH → MSKEMYSMAVVSQDSIDSYLRSVNRYPMLTVEKERDLAERLHYKEEIEAAKELILSHLRFVVHVARGYSGYGLPLADLIQEGNVGLMKAVKRFNPEVGVRLVSFAVHWIKAEIHEYVLRNWRIVKVATTKAQRKLFFNLRKNKKRLGWFNNGEVEAVAKDLGVSPSEVREMESRLAAQDSTFEAPTEDDDRDMAFTAPVYYLEDKQSDIAHSLEEDNWEDYTNNRLANAIATLDDRSQHIVQSRWLTDEKTTLQELANTYSVSAERIRQLEKNAMKKLKDAVGDIF, encoded by the coding sequence ATGTCGAAAGAGATGTATTCAATGGCTGTCGTTTCTCAAGATAGCATCGATAGCTATCTACGTTCTGTTAATCGTTACCCGATGTTAACGGTTGAGAAAGAACGCGATCTTGCTGAACGTCTACACTACAAAGAAGAAATAGAGGCGGCAAAAGAGCTGATTTTATCTCATCTACGCTTCGTTGTTCATGTCGCTCGTGGATATTCTGGTTATGGCTTACCTTTGGCGGATCTTATCCAAGAAGGTAATGTTGGTTTGATGAAAGCAGTAAAACGATTTAACCCTGAAGTGGGTGTTCGTTTGGTTTCATTTGCAGTGCATTGGATTAAAGCTGAAATTCATGAATACGTATTAAGAAACTGGCGTATCGTGAAAGTAGCAACAACCAAAGCGCAGCGTAAACTGTTCTTCAATCTTAGAAAGAATAAAAAACGTCTTGGTTGGTTTAATAATGGCGAAGTTGAAGCCGTTGCTAAAGACTTAGGTGTATCGCCTTCTGAAGTTAGAGAGATGGAATCCCGTCTTGCAGCTCAAGATTCAACGTTTGAAGCTCCAACCGAAGATGACGACCGTGATATGGCGTTTACCGCTCCTGTTTATTACTTAGAAGATAAGCAGTCAGATATTGCTCATTCATTAGAAGAAGATAATTGGGAAGATTACACCAATAATCGTTTGGCTAATGCGATAGCAACGTTAGATGACCGCAGTCAACATATTGTTCAATCTCGTTGGTTAACTGATGAGAAGACGACGTTGCAAGAGTTAGCTAACACTTACTCTGTGTCTGCTGAGCGAATTCGTCAGCTTGAAAAGAACGCGATGAAAAAATTAAAAGATGCTGTAGGAGATATATTCTAA
- the ftsX gene encoding permease-like cell division protein FtsX gives MAKRKAKNTQGASNDGFWASHKKQARLSFQELLRRPLGNLLTLAVIAMSLTLPSTMYLVGKNLTIVASKWQAPSQVSLYLQQNVAESKVLELKTELDGWEEVEAIQYISPQEGLKELSEHSGFEQALTLLDSNPLPAVLIVSPKTEWQTTEKVNQLVSRLKQQSYVNEVRLDDDWLMRLDAIKHVAVVVATTLAVLMFIAVFLIVGNTLRFNVLEQKDEIQVMKLVGATNTFILRPYLYTGMWFGLLGGFIAWFLTAIITVTLNGAVDNVAVLYDSVFRLIGLTWDESLLLLMLSSFLGLLAARISVLRHLKEIEPV, from the coding sequence ATGGCTAAGCGTAAAGCAAAAAATACTCAAGGCGCATCGAATGATGGATTTTGGGCTTCTCATAAAAAACAGGCAAGACTTTCTTTTCAAGAATTATTACGTCGCCCACTAGGTAACTTATTAACACTTGCTGTTATTGCTATGTCGCTAACTCTGCCTTCAACGATGTATTTGGTGGGTAAAAACTTAACGATTGTTGCTTCAAAATGGCAAGCACCTTCGCAAGTGAGCTTGTATTTACAACAAAACGTAGCTGAATCAAAAGTGTTAGAATTAAAAACAGAATTGGATGGGTGGGAAGAGGTTGAAGCGATTCAATACATTTCTCCACAAGAAGGGTTAAAAGAACTCAGTGAGCATTCTGGCTTTGAACAAGCCTTAACATTACTTGATAGTAATCCTTTGCCCGCAGTATTGATTGTTTCACCTAAAACGGAATGGCAAACGACAGAGAAAGTGAATCAGTTAGTGAGTCGTCTAAAACAGCAGTCTTATGTCAACGAAGTTCGCTTGGATGATGACTGGTTAATGCGTTTAGATGCCATTAAGCATGTTGCTGTCGTTGTAGCGACAACGTTAGCTGTTTTAATGTTTATTGCTGTCTTCCTTATTGTTGGTAATACATTGCGGTTTAATGTGTTGGAACAAAAAGATGAAATCCAGGTGATGAAGTTAGTGGGAGCAACAAATACCTTTATATTACGTCCTTATTTATACACTGGGATGTGGTTTGGTTTACTCGGTGGTTTTATTGCTTGGTTCTTAACGGCCATTATTACCGTGACTCTGAATGGTGCGGTCGATAATGTTGCTGTACTTTATGACAGCGTGTTCCGCTTGATCGGGTTAACATGGGATGAAAGTTTATTATTACTGATGCTGTCTTCCTTTTTAGGTTTATTGGCGGCAAGAATCTCGGTGTTACGTCATTTGAAAGAGATAGAGCCAGTATAA
- the ftsE gene encoding cell division ATP-binding protein FtsE, whose translation MIRFQQVSKAYRGGRPALQKVNFHLNRGEMAFLSGHSGAGKSTLLKLICAIERPSDGKILFNGHDITKISNQDIPFLRRNIGIVFQDHKLLMNRTVFDNVALPMRVESVRENDIKRRVSAALDKTGLLDKAKSYPMQLSGGEQQRVGIARAVVNKPMLLLADEPTGNLDPQLSRQVFNLFAEFNRVGVSVLMASHDLSLIGGNKYRRFDLHQGCLREVAEHG comes from the coding sequence GTGATTCGATTTCAGCAAGTTTCAAAAGCCTATCGAGGTGGTCGCCCAGCATTACAAAAAGTAAATTTTCACCTTAATAGAGGCGAAATGGCTTTTTTAAGTGGTCATTCCGGCGCAGGTAAAAGTACCTTGCTGAAATTGATCTGTGCGATTGAACGTCCAAGTGACGGTAAGATTTTATTTAATGGGCATGATATTACGAAGATCTCTAATCAAGACATTCCCTTTTTACGTCGTAATATTGGCATTGTATTTCAAGATCATAAATTATTAATGAATCGCACTGTTTTTGATAATGTTGCATTACCTATGCGTGTTGAATCAGTGAGAGAGAATGACATTAAACGTCGTGTATCTGCAGCATTAGACAAAACGGGCTTATTAGATAAAGCAAAGAGCTATCCGATGCAGTTATCAGGTGGTGAGCAACAACGAGTAGGTATCGCTCGGGCTGTCGTTAATAAGCCGATGTTGTTATTAGCGGATGAACCAACGGGTAACCTTGATCCTCAATTATCTCGCCAAGTGTTTAACTTATTTGCTGAGTTTAATCGTGTGGGTGTGAGTGTATTAATGGCATCGCATGATTTGTCATTAATTGGTGGTAATAAATACCGTCGTTTTGATCTTCACCAAGGGTGTCTACGTGAGGTAGCTGAACATGGCTAA
- the ftsY gene encoding signal recognition particle-docking protein FtsY — translation MTGKKKRGLLSWLGFGDEEKAEQPTVEQQSVEESTDESVIEDVQIEQLKENEEVTTSIEVDEPQQLEVIDSTLEENKEEELVVEAVVVEEIATSNIEEVQEKPTESFFARLKRSLQRTKENIGAGFFGLFSGKKIDEDLFEELEEQLLIADVGMDTTVKIINSLTEKASKRDLKDGEALYGLLKEEMAEILVKVEQPLVIDEKNSPHVILMVGVNGVGKTTTIGKLAKQFQNDGKSVILAAGDTFRAAAVEQLQVWGQRNDVPVIAQHTGADSASVIYDAIEAAKARKVDVVIADTAGRLQNKSNLMEELRKIVRVMQKIDPSAPHEVMLTLDAGTGQNAISQAKLFSDVAPVTGITLTKLDGTAKGGVIFSIADQFQIPIRYIGVGEGIDDLRPFVAQDFIDALFSREE, via the coding sequence ATGACAGGCAAAAAGAAACGCGGATTATTGTCTTGGTTAGGTTTTGGTGATGAAGAAAAAGCCGAACAACCAACAGTAGAGCAACAATCAGTAGAAGAAAGCACTGATGAGAGTGTAATTGAAGATGTTCAAATTGAACAGCTCAAAGAGAATGAAGAGGTTACGACTTCCATTGAAGTGGATGAACCACAGCAATTGGAGGTAATTGACTCTACACTTGAAGAAAATAAAGAAGAAGAGCTGGTTGTTGAGGCTGTAGTCGTTGAAGAAATTGCGACGTCTAATATTGAAGAAGTACAAGAAAAGCCAACAGAAAGTTTTTTTGCTCGATTAAAGCGCAGTTTACAACGCACAAAAGAAAACATTGGTGCGGGATTTTTTGGTTTATTCAGCGGTAAAAAAATAGATGAAGATCTATTTGAAGAATTAGAAGAGCAATTATTGATTGCTGATGTGGGGATGGATACCACTGTTAAAATTATTAATAGCTTAACGGAAAAGGCAAGTAAACGTGATTTGAAAGATGGTGAAGCTTTATATGGCCTGCTAAAAGAAGAAATGGCTGAGATTTTAGTTAAAGTGGAGCAACCTTTAGTCATCGATGAAAAAAACAGCCCTCATGTAATCTTAATGGTTGGTGTTAATGGGGTAGGTAAAACGACGACAATTGGTAAGTTAGCTAAACAATTTCAAAATGATGGTAAGTCCGTCATTTTAGCGGCGGGCGATACATTCCGTGCAGCGGCGGTTGAACAACTTCAAGTATGGGGTCAACGTAATGATGTCCCTGTTATTGCGCAGCACACTGGTGCCGACAGCGCCTCGGTTATTTATGATGCTATTGAAGCCGCAAAAGCTCGAAAAGTAGACGTTGTGATTGCAGATACTGCAGGTCGTCTCCAAAATAAGAGTAACTTGATGGAAGAATTGCGTAAAATTGTACGTGTAATGCAGAAGATAGATCCATCAGCGCCTCATGAAGTGATGCTAACGCTTGATGCGGGTACTGGTCAAAACGCCATTAGCCAAGCCAAACTATTTAGCGATGTTGCACCGGTTACGGGAATTACATTAACAAAATTAGATGGTACTGCAAAAGGTGGCGTAATCTTCTCTATTGCCGATCAATTTCAAATCCCAATCCGTTATATTGGTGTTGGTGAAGGCATTGATGATTTACGTCCGTTTGTGGCGCAAGATTTCATTGATGCGCTATTTAGTCGTGAGGAATAA